GCCCTTTACCGCAAAGTGCTACAGAGAGTGGGgggacggcccagtacatcactggggctgagctccctgcaatccaggacctctatagctggctgtgtcagaggaaggcccgaaagATTGCCAATGACTTccgccacccaagccatagactgttcactctgctaccgtatggcaaacggtaccggagcattGGTTCTCAGGccaacttctacccccaaaccagaagactgctaaatagccattaagactgctaaatagttaattaaATGGTTATCCATTCTATCTGCATTGACCCGATCTTGCACTGACACTATGCACACaagactatacagtatatacactcactcacacacactacactgacactctcacacaaaaccacacacattcacacccatatgtttgtctatggagattgcatggcattgtactcgattttatacacctgtctgcaacgggtgtggatgaaatagctgaatccactaatttgaagaggtgtccacatacttttgtctgtgtatgtacagtgcattcagaccccttgactttttccacattttgttacgttacagccttattctaaaattgagtaaatcatttttttcctcatcaatctaccaaaactattcagaccctttactcagtactttgttgaaacacctttggcagtgattacagcctcaagtcttctagggtatgatgctacaagcttggcacacctgtatttggggagtttctcccattcttctatgcagatcctctcaagctctgtcaggttgtatggggagcgtcgctgcacaggtctctccagagatgttcgggtTCAAGTACAGGCTCAGACtgcgccactcaaggacattgaaacttgtcccgaagccactcctgcgttgtcttggctgtgtgcttagggttgttgtcctgttggaaggtgaacctctggagcagattttcatcaaggatctctctgttctttgctccgttcatctttcccttgatcctgactagtctcccagtcactgccgctgaaaaacatccccacagcattatgttggcaccacaatgcttcaccgtagggatggtaccaggtttcctccagacgtgaagcttggcattcaggccatagaattcaatcttggtttaatcagaccagagaatcttgtttctcatggtctgagagtccattgggtgcattttggcaaactacaaacgggctttcatgtgccttttactgaggagtggcttccgtctggccactctaccataaaggcctgatttggtggagggctgcagagagggttgtccttctggaaggttctcccatctccacagaggaactctgtcgctctgtcagagtgagcatcgggttcttggtcacctccctgaccaaggcccttcttcaccgattgctctgtttggccgggcggccagctccaggacgagtcttggtggttccaaacttcttccatttaagaatgatggaggccactgtactcttggggaccttcaatgctgcataaatgcttaagtacccttccccagatctgtgcgtcaacacaatcctgtctcagagctctacggacaattcctttgacctcatggcttggtttttgtctctgacatgcactgtcaactgtgggacctttatataaacaggtgtttgcctttccaaatcatgtccaatcaattgtatttaccacaggtaaatccaatcaagttttagaaacaaaTCAAGAATAAtgaatagaaacaggatgcacctgagctcaatagctcagtctcacagcaaagggtctgaatatgtatgtaaataaggtatttctgttttttatttttaataaatttgcaaacatttccaaaaacctgaATTCACTTTACCTATATTgagtattgcgtgtagattgatgggaaaaaatattgaatacattttagactaaggctgtaacgtaaaaaaatgtgaaaaaagttgaggtgtctgattactttccgaatgcatcgTATAGTGTATCTACCTCAAagacctcatacccctgcacagtgatatggtagtggtactccctgtatatagcttcattctTGTGTATCTTATTCATTTTGTGTTACTATTTCTATTTGTATTATTTCATATAATTATTATTTGtttgtagattttttttaaaactctaAATCGTTGGGAAGGGCGCTCTTCTCTATTCTTAAAGCATACCAAAATCATTAGCGGGAAGCTGttaagaataaaaaaatatatacagtggtgATATTGTTGTGCATGTTGTGGTGATAGCCATGGACCATGGTTAAAGTAAATAATGATTGAAAGTtcatgataaaaataaaaaattctaaTGAAGCTGTCTATCAATGTGAAGTTCAAATGAAAAACATACATGGAAAAGGAAGACTGCCAGTCACTGTTTTGTCTGTAATCTTATCCTCAATTGCTATGACTGACCTGACTGGCCTATCAAGCCTGCCTCATTAGCTCAATGTGAGGGGGAACTGAATACCATGAACAATGTGGCGTTTGAGGGAAGAAGGTTGTGTACTGTGCTACACAGATGATTCAATTTAAAGGAAGTTGGCTCTGACTAGTGGCCTtttaagccttgttcacactgcaggctttaatgctcaaatcagttttgttttcaAAACCTTTTTGGAATATTGACTGTCCAAACATCAAGTTACCAAACCGGATGCGTGTTCAGACAGaagtcatttgctgacatggctacgctagttgtcatagtaacgacgggtgtgtgtgcagtggtgtaggctgattggtggtggtgctacTACTTCCTGTCGctcagaagttatgtagcaagTTAAAgtgacaacaatgcctgccatggatgtttcccagttgttttgaatgttcaAAATTATAGTGTAAGATCACTTGTCAACAGACAAAATtatccaactttcaaaacaagtcctttttggcgtgccacagcagtcaactagctaggtagcgGTCTAGCACATTCACTCATTTGTTTGCAAACAatcaactagctaacgttagttggctaccacatgttcttgtcaaactgtcaaaagTGTAGCTAACAAGGAACAAGATATTTCAATTAACAGCCTAAAACCCACTTAagggcaaataaatcagatttgaccgttcCGACACAAGTCGCAGGGCCAGGGATCAGATTTCTAACCACCTACAGAGGTGGTTAGAAATGTGGCTTCAACTATACaattccatgtgctttttggttgttcagactgcaggaaaaataGCACATCAAGGATATGCAATTTTTGGAagatttgagtcacttcaaactgctAATGTGAACAAGACTTTAGTTTTCCAACACATAAGGGAATGACATTTTCTCAAGATGCTGATCCAAGGTTTTTATCTGctcatggttaaggttaggattttgGTAAGCTGATGCTAGATCTGTGCCTACGGGCAACTTCTACATGGAGTTTGCCATACACACAGTCCTCCACAGAAGTACATGATTAAAAAGTAGATTCATAAACAACAAGACATAGCCTACAGTGTGATCTCACCTCTATTTTTGGACACTGATGACAGTCTTTATGGCATTAGACAAGATATAACAGCATAAATGCTTTTACGTAATATACCTAATAGGTAATGCTTCATAAAGGTGTAAATTAGTTGATACCAATACAGCTTCCCTGAGCAAAATCGAAAATAATATATAACACTCAATAAAGACAATGTCCATTTGATTGAAATATATCCTCCTTATTTATATTGATTGGAATGTTATTCATGAAAATGAGTTCAGTATTTCCATACATCCCCCTTACTTATTTTCAATCTACAACAGGTTTGTATTTGGATATTTACTAATAGTAAGAGTATGGCAGTGGGTCAGATCATGGTACAAACATACGTAGCGTACAGGTACACCAGTTCCCGCCAATACAAAGACCACAGAGGATAGATAGATGAGGATCACATGACAGTTAGTGAGAAGGATTAGAGttacaaaatgtacaaaaaaaagtttgccaaaattcccaggttttagAAGATTTGCTATCTAGGActgaaaagggttcttcagctgtccccatatgtgaaccctttgataaccctttttagttctaggtagaaccttttggggttttatgtatactgaacaaaaatataaatgcaaaatgcaacaatttcaatgattttcctgagttacagttcatgtcaGGAAATCAGTGAttttaaatgaattcattaggccctaatctatggatttcacatgactggggcaCAGGCATGGGTTGGCCGGGGAGGGTATAGGCCCAACCACTGGGGAGGCAGTGTTTTTAGTTTTCCCCcataaaagggctttattacagacagaaatgctctgtttcatcagctgtctcagctggtctcagacgatcccgcaggtgaagaagccggatgtggaggtcaggGGCTGGCGAGGTTAGATGTGGTCTGCAGttatgaggccagttggacgtactgccaaattctctaaaacaacattggaggcggcttatggtagagaaattatcattcaattttctggcaacagctctggggaACATTCCTgccgtcagcatgccaattgcacactccctcgaaacttgagacatctgtggcattgtgttgtttgacaaaactgcatattttagagtggtcttttattgtccccaggacaaggtgtgcctgtgtaatgatcatgctgtttaatcagcttcttcatatgcacctgtcaggtggatggattatcttgggattatcttggcaaaggagaaatgttcaccaatagggatgtaaacatatttgtgcacaacattttagagaaataagatttttgtgcatatgtaacatttctgggatcttttattccattaacactttacatgttgcgtttatatttttgttcagtatagaaccCCTTCTACatggggttctacatggaacccaaagcaAAATGGTTTCTCCTACAGCCCACAACTATTTTGGAACCCTTTCTTCTAAGAGTGTAATCAGAATATTCAAAGTGTGTTGAAAGTGTATAGCACCAGTTACAATGGCAAAATCAAACCCCTCCAGTGAGTTTTATCACTTGACAACATCAAAACAACAAGATATGACTACCATTTGTTGAGGGATATGCAAAACACATACTTTTCTAATGGTGTATCACAGAAGCATTGCTACTAAAGGTCTGGTTTTCTGTAGTCTTTGTAAATGGACTTATAGTAGCTTTACCAAAGGTTTTCGAAATATTCCTTCAGCGTCCATTTCTCCTCCACATTCAAACGAAGACGGACGACAATTTGTTATACCAAAAAAAGAGCACACTCCATCATATGAACTATGACCTTTCAACATGGAAGATAGTCTGTGTATTGTAGTTGCAACAATGATCCTGGATCATGTGCTGTCCAAGTGTTTCCTTTACAGTTTAGTGAAGTCTCCTGTATCCTACCAAGTTCAGAGATGCATTCCAACCCTCATACGGGAGTCGTTCTCCTGTTGACACCCTCCTTCAGATCTTTCTGGAAGCAGTTGTGGACCTGCAGGAAGCTTGAGTCACGCTCTGGACTACAGTACCCAGCTATCCCACTTTTCATAGTGTCCCTACTGAGGGCGTACATGGAGATACCACCCATGGGCATCCCAAAGCTTGCTCCACTTCCTATGCCTgctgcccctcctcctcccatcttaACCCCGACGGGTGAGGTCTCTCGGGACGGGTCGGTGGAGGGGGAACTGGAACGGGAGCGTCGCCGCCGGTAACGGTAACTAGGGATACGGGAGTAGGGCGAGGTGGACGAGGTGGTCTTGATGAACTCCCGCCTCGCCCGGCACCGCGTCTCCTTGTTCTTCTCGATGTAGATGTTGACAGCGAGAACGCCAACGGACTCCGCCACGATGAAGGACAGCGCTCCGAAGTAGAAAGACCAGCCGTATCCATAGCTACCCTTATTGTCCTCGTCCTTCTTGTCGCTGGGGTCACCGGCATTACTGGAGATGTAGACGATGATGCCGATGATGTTGCTTAGACCTGAGGAGATACATCGAGAAAGAGGTAGAAATGTAGGACCTTGCCCATACAGTAGCTTAGTGTTTTCaaaagtatatacagtatatgtaaacaTCAATATGTGGGTAATGTCTACTCCAAGGCAATGCTAGATATGCAAGGAATCGCTGCCATTGCAATGTTTTGAATAGCTGTGTGACGTCACCTACCTGCAGCCACAAACAGGATGCCGGCGCTGAGCAGGATGTTGTTCTTACTGCTGTAGATCCTCCCAGCCCCGACACACAGTCCTCCCAGCAACAACAAGATGTTGCTCAGGATGGGGAAGAGGCTGGAGGCCCGCACTATacctgtatagtatagtacacaGCAGTTAGGATGGTTAGCATGGTTACAATGTTAGCTttactttactcaagtatgacatttctgtacttttttcaccactgaCTGCTCTATATAAACCCAGCACTTAcgccatctgtctctctctccatagctCCAATTACTGTCATGACATCATGCTGTTATGGGCCAGGGCCAAGGGAGTTATAACAGATAAAGCACCCCTTGACCACTGGCTACCATTGAGTATCTATGGGCATTGTGTGCTTTACACACGATGATAAAGGATGAACAGACATCTGGATGTGGTGGCAGGAGACAAGCACTTACGTAAGATGTATTCCGAGCTGTCTGTGTCGTAGTTGTTATCTTCTGGGAAGTGATTGATCCGAAGACAGCTTCCTTTGTTGATTCCTGTGGAGTCAAAAGAACCACAGAAAGTCTGTTATAAAAGAGTGCACACTTCAGACAGAAGGGTCGAGAAGTTGATTCTAGCTCATGCAGTTTAGTGGACATTTGAAACACGGCTAATGATTTTCATACAGTAccaagaccaaatccatattgtggcaagaacagctcaaataagcaaagagaaaagacagtccatcattactttaagacatgatggtcagtcaatgcggaaaatttgtttgaagtttcttcaagtgcagtcgcaaaaaccatcaaacgctatgatgaaacatgaagaccgccacaggaaaggaagacccagagttacctctgcagcaaaggataagttcattagagtttaccAGCCctaaaaataaatgcttcacagagttcaagtaatagagacatctcaacatcaactgttcagaggagactgtgtgaatcaggccttcatggtcaaattgcggcaaagaaagcactactaaaggacaccaataaaaagaagagaaacctgagcaatggacattagaccagtggaaatctgtcctttggtctgataagtccaaagtttagatttttggttccaacccccatgtctttgtgagatgaagAGTAAATGAAGAgatgatcttcgcatgtgtggttcccaccgtgaagcatggaggaggaggtgtgatggtgctttgctggtgacactgtcagtgatttatttagaaatcaaggcacacttaaccagcatggttatcgcagcattctgcagcgatacgccatcccatctggtttgcgcatagtgggactatcatttatttttcaacaggacaatgacccaaaacacacccccaggctgtgtaagggatatttgaccaagaaggagagtgatagagtgctgcatcagatgacctggcctccacaatcccccgacatcaacccaattgagatggtttgggatgagttggaccacggagtgaaggaaaagcagccaaaaagtgctcagcatatgtgggaactcctttaagacagttggaaaagcattccaggtgaagctggttgagagaatgtcaagcgtgtgcaaagctgtcatcaaggcgaagtgtggctactttgtagaatataaaatatattttgatttgtttaaaactttttgggttactacatgattccatgtgtgttatttcatagttttgtcttcactactattctacaatgtggaaaatagtttttaaaaaataaagaaaaacccttgaatgagtaggtgtttccaaacttttgactggtactgtatatatgtgttaACTCCAATTGAGCATGGTTCAGATTGTTTAATAGTCAGAGTTGCAGGTGCTATTGCAGGGTACAGCGAAAATCTTAGGCTTCAAGCTCCAACATGCAGGGGAGCAGCAGGAGAAATaatgtccatagggggagtagcAGGTAAGTGAGTTGAGTCAACACTATACTAATTCAATAATGACTGTACATCAACCATGTCTGTTCTTTAGAAAAATATATTATGCCTCATGACATGTCACAGTGGAAGTGAAGCTAAAACGGTTCCCAATACTCAATGCACTTCTGTGTTGACCTGTAAAGGCACTCACTAAGTAGAGAGATTAGAGATTGCAGATTTGCCGTACATTGGGGTTGCTTAATTGTCATAATTAAAAATAAGTAAGAAGTAAGAAGAGATGCCTATTATAATGCTGATTATTTTGTTTCCCCACTGATTTTCATACGAAACAAATAATTTAACctatgaattatttatttaaaaagatTGTCAATCTGCAAGAGACATTTTCTACCACTGCTAGGAAATGATCTATTCTAGTGGTTAGTGTACCACAGTTAGACAGTCAATTTTCTATATACACATCCCACCACTAGGGGCAGCAGCGGCCAGGCTAGGTCATTTTGATCACaggcaggggttggaaccaaaattattttccaatcgtttagttctgaacagaaccatatATTTTTTTTCGTTCTGTTCCACTGTTCTAACCTGCAAAATAAAGATTTGAACCAGTTCGAACCCCAAAAGTTATGGTTTATATAacacacccccaataaaggagtgcagaaccactcctttattgggggtgtcttgctaattgtctataatttccacctgttgtctattccatttgcacaacagcatgtgaaatgtattgtcaatcagtgttgcttcctaagtggacagtttgatttcacagaagtgtgattgacttggagttacattgtgttgtttaagtgttcccttcatttttttgagcagtgtatatacactgattgacaatacatttcacatgctgttgtgcaaatggaatagacaacaggtggaaattataggcaattagcaagacacccccaataaaggagtggttctgcaggtggtgaccacagaccacttctcagttcctatgcttcctggctgatgttttggtcacttttgaatgctggcggtgctttcactctagtggtagcatgagacagagtctacaacccacacaagtggctcaggtagtgcagctcatccaagatggcacatcaatgcgagctgtggaaagaaggtttgctgtgtctgtcagcgtagtgtccagagcatggaggcgctaccaggagacaggccagtacatcaggagacgtggaggaggccgtaggagggcaacaacccagcagcaggatcgctacctccgcctttgtgcaaggaggagcaggaggagcactgccagagccctgcaaaatgacctccagcaggccacaaatgtgcatgtgtctgctcaaacggtcagaaacagactccatgagggtggtatgagggcccgatgtccacttgtgggggttgtgcttacagcccaacaccgtgcaggatgtttggcatttgccagagaacaccaagattggcaaattcgccactggcgccctgtgctcttcacagatgaaagcaggttcacactgagcagacgtgacagagtctggagacgctgtggagaacattctgctgcctgcaacatcctccagcatgaccggtttggtggtgggttagtcatggtgtggggtggcatttctttggggggccgcacagctctCCATGTGCTCGGCAgaagtagcctgactgccattaggtaccgagatgagatcctcagaccccttgtgagaccatatgctggtgcggttggccctgggttcctcctaatgcaagacaatgctagacctcatgtggctggagtgtgtcagtagttcctgcaagaggaaggcattgatgctatggactggcccgcccattccccagacctgaatccaattgagcacatctgggacatcatgtctcgctccatccaccaatgccacgttgcaccacagactgtccaggagttggcggatgctttagtccaggtctgggaggagatccctcaggagaccatcacCAGgagccacctcatcaggagcatgcccaggtgttgtagggaggtcatacaggcacgtggaggccacacgcactactgagcctcattttgacttgttttaaggacattacatcaaagttggatcagcctgtagtgtggttttccactttaattttgagtgtgactccaaatccagacctccatgggttgataaatttgatttccattgataatttttgtgtgattttgttgtcagcacattcaactatgtaaactATGTATTTttctgagcagtgtatatcattttttttatttaactaggcaagtcagttaagaacaaattcttatttacaatgacagcctagaaacagtgggttaactgcccttgttcaggggcagaactacagctttttaccttatcagctcagggatttgatctagcaacctttcggttactggcccaatgctccactaggctacctgccgctatattgttccattctattcctttttaaacctctgaaatgTTTACATTTAGTTCAACATTAAAATAattcaccaatcagtgcggatagACGGCTTGCTATGGAGTGGGCAATCTATAGTTGTTTACATGTGCGATGGACAGACAACTGTAGGGCTCGAGATGCGACAGAAATTTTGCGTatggggaaagagcgagagatgtTGGAGGAGGCTTGGCTTGAAGAGCTGGGAATAATTGACAttcattatctgaattaggcccacataATTATACCTACAGAAGAgcagcttctatggaggaactttgaatgaATGAACTTCAGAGAGTTGGCTAAATGTTGAACCagagtgagctagctagctaacaagctgtgtgtgcagagcggcaccagaattaaaaacacgtcttacctttttgtagttaataaatccaatgtgaaacgtgataactatattatccttaactagcattgaaaaagttcattagaattaaaTAAATAACTTCACCCTAATTTATGAATCCCGCTTGGCAacttcagtagactacagtagtttcggagggggaggggcaggtagaCTACACACATTGGCAAAGATTTCCAGGTCAGGTAGACACTGGAATCTGTTTCTGAGCGACAGGGTaagggctttgcataggcgcattgttgtgttttttttttgtgggactgCAAAAAGTGCCCAGAACTtaaaactttgtcacatgcgccgaatacaacagatgtagaccttaccgtgaaatgcttaattacaagcccttaactcgattttcttaaaactgcattgttggttaagaaaatatttactacatGAACTAAATAAGAAAATCTAAAATTAATAGTCTTATGTCTTGGGATTCTtatgcagtcttatggcttgggattAGAAGCTGTAAAAGAACGTTATTAACTGGTTCCCATGCTTGTTAAAGAAcggttctgttccggaacagtatagatcactttcgttcACGGTTCTGATTCTGTTACTACAAATGTGTTAatttctgttctgttccctgaaccggttccaaccatTGCTTACAGGTAGGTACAAGTGATTGACAGGCAATGGTAGAGTGAGAGGTAAATTGTGTAGCCTCCCATCCCGGAAGAGTTTTTCTGTGTTTGTTTGGACACTTTTCATTTGATATGCCcagtttgtaaaaaaaataataataataataatattgtcgTTTAGATCACTATCTATGAACATTGATAACCTGCTTGGACTGGCTGACCAAGCTTAGCCTGAACCCTGTGGAGAACAATGTCTGCCATAAGGTCACATGCATTGCTTAACTGACTTCTCACGTGAAATGAAATGTGAAATTATATCAGATTATGGATGACTTAGGTAGACCTCGGTCCCCTAAATGTAGCAAGCTTAGTTTCACCCCCATATTTGAAACCATCTGAGGACAGGAAAGTCAGTCTGCACACCCATAAAAGAGTTCTGATGTTCTTCAGCCCCAAGGCATCTTCCATTCAAAGAGTTTGACTCTTGGTTAAGAAAATCTTCTTTGCACTCTTAAGAGAATAAAACATGTCAGTGACATGAATATTGAAACGTTTCTCACTTTCCACTGAAATTGCTGCCTCAACCAGAGGTTGGGAACTCAAGTCAAGTGTGCGAATGAACAAGGACTTACTTCACGCTTGGACTTAATTCACTCTAAAACAGATATCAATCATttatgagacaagatagtaatgtAAACATGTCTTTTAAGTGGTTTATTTGTCTGGTGTGG
This Oncorhynchus tshawytscha isolate Ot180627B linkage group LG32, Otsh_v2.0, whole genome shotgun sequence DNA region includes the following protein-coding sequences:
- the LOC112230152 gene encoding voltage-dependent calcium channel gamma-4 subunit-like, yielding MAWCDRGCQILLTIVGAFSAFSLMTIAIGTDYWLYSRAYICNATNVTTDDMQPKKTRGDLTHSGLWRICCIEGINKGSCLRINHFPEDNNYDTDSSEYILRIVRASSLFPILSNILLLLGGLCVGAGRIYSSKNNILLSAGILFVAAGLSNIIGIIVYISSNAGDPSDKKDEDNKGSYGYGWSFYFGALSFIVAESVGVLAVNIYIEKNKETRCRARREFIKTTSSTSPYSRIPSYRYRRRRSRSSSPSTDPSRETSPVGVKMGGGGAAGIGSGASFGMPMGGISMYALSRDTMKSGIAGYCSPERDSSFLQVHNCFQKDLKEGVNRRTTPV